One Triticum dicoccoides isolate Atlit2015 ecotype Zavitan chromosome 5B, WEW_v2.0, whole genome shotgun sequence genomic window carries:
- the LOC119308413 gene encoding probable inactive serine/threonine-protein kinase bub1, which produces MAAAADHQHGHIDKEKEKELLSSVVGNIRCYSGSDPLRPWLRGIRRLEGALPPATLREKLPRFLQKCAEEFQDEPRYRDDPRYLRVWIQMMDYVKDAKPLLKKLETNRIGLKRAAFYMAYAIYYEKRRRFQDAEQMYRVGIQNLAEPIEELHKSHDQFIYRMELYQKRKDKEGMPNRVKPLPKCANQVDGQSRNYTELKSNPVQKLGSSSNSSLCRYPPLGHAKDGVPSRGTSGDNKNLSRCNSDDTAVVRFVGSALVGKSETEDACHHGLVEPTINLKEAMDDINSMFLEPVEPETMLKKRLKRDQPKFNQQASALHIFVDEEQLNSSDSNTLHGKNTMSVHPKFSQQTSAFEIFVDEDCPNATNQNVGQNRKSNKENNQQTSGFEFFVDENEPKGNDQNVMCHKNTRCPRPLHDSARQQGMGDFQKLFVGGFAILADDEDEQCANNDDGVRINSRSMHPHNKLTMLHAEQADKETRHGEGEIPLNFGLREDTIIRRFVGSAVVDEPKVENACHHGLVDPTINLKEAMSDINNMFGKPLNFQDGKKPNRKTNAVSERKAAPVSGFSILADDDISKDPAAKDKSSNSCTFGSESGLFEPTITTRDVMSEINEMFGMSLDF; this is translated from the exons atggccgccgccgccgaccaccaGCACGGCCACATcgacaaggagaaggagaaggagctcCTCTCATCGGTGGTTGGCAACATCCGCTGTTACTCcggttccgaccccctccgcccatGGCTCCG GGGGATCCGGAGGCTGGAGGGGGCGCTACCTCCGGCGACGCTGCGGGAGAAGCTACCGAGGTTCCTCCAGAAGTGCGCCGAAGAGTTCCAGGACGAGCCCCGGTACCGCGACGACCCACGGTACCTCCGCGTCTGGATCCAGATG ATGGACTATGTGAAGGACGCAAAGCCATTGCTGAAGAAGTTGGAGACGAACAGAATAGGCCTCAAGAGAGCTGCGTTTTATATGGCTTATGCGATATATTATGAGAAGCGTAGGAGGTTTCAGGACGCAGAGCAGATGTACCGCGTGGGAATCCAGAA CCTTGCAGAGCCTATCGAGGAGTTACACAAATCACATGATCAGTTTATCTATCGCATGGAGTTATACCAGAAGAGGAAAGATAAA GAAGGAATGCCTAACAGAGTTAAACCACTTCCTAAATGTGCAAACCAAGTTGATG GTCAAAGCAGAAATTATACAGAACTTAAGTCCAATCCAGTGCAAAAATTGGGAAGTAGTTCAAATTCTTCATTGTGCCGTTATCCTCCATTAGGTCATGCTAAAGATGGTGTACCATCCAGAGGCACCTCAGGAGATAACAAGAATTTGTCTCGTTGTAATAGTGATGATACTGCAGTTGTACGATTTGTTGGCTCTGCATTGGTTGGAAAGTCAGAAACTGAAGATGCTTGTCATCATGGCCTCGTTGAACCAACTATAAACTTGAAGGAGGCTATGGatgacatcaatagcatgtttctaGAGCCAGTGGAACCCGAGACAATGCTCAAGAAACGCTTGAAGCGTGATCAACCAAAGTTTAATCAGCAGGCAAGTGCACTTCATATCTTTGTTGATGAAGAACAACTTAACAGTAGTGATTCAAACACTCTCCATGGCAAGAACACAATGTCAGTCCATCCAAAGTTCAGTCAACAAACAAGTGCATTTGAAATATTTGTTGATGAAGATTGTCCTAATGCTACCAACCAAAATGTGGGCCAAAACAGGAAAAGTAACAAGGAAAACAATCAACAAACAAGTGGGTTTGAATTCTTTGTTGATGAAAATGAGCCTAAGGGCAATGATCAAAATGTCATGTGTCACAAGAACACTAGGTGTCCTCGACCATTAcatgattcagcaaggcagcagggCATGGGTGACTTCCAAAAGCTATTTGTGGGAGGGTTTGCAATATTGGCGGATGATGAAGATGAACAATGTGCGAACAACGATGATGGTGTTAGGATAAATTCCAGAAGTATGCATCCTCATAATAAGCTTACTATGCTCCATGCAGAACAAGCTGATAAAGAAACAAGACATGGCGAAGGTGAGATTCCTTTAAATTTTGGACTTCGAGAAGACACAATCATTCGTAGGTTTGTGGGATCTGCTGTTGTTGATGAGCCTAAAGTGGAAAATGCATGCCACCATGGGTTAGTTGATCCAACCATCAATTTGAAGGAGGCTATGTCTGATATAAACAACATGTTTGGAAAACCACTGAACTTCCAGGATGGTAAAAAACCAAACAGGAAAACGAATGCAGTATCAGAGAGAAAAGCAGCTCCTGTTTCTGGTTTCTCCATATTAGCTGATGATGACATTAGCAAGGACCCTGCTGCTAAAGACAAATCAAGCAATTCCTGTACATTTGGATCTGAGAGTggtctatttgagcccactatcaCTACCCGCGACGTCATGTCGGAGATCAATGAAATGTTTGGAATGTCACTTGACTTCTAA